From the genome of Canis aureus isolate CA01 chromosome 29, VMU_Caureus_v.1.0, whole genome shotgun sequence:
GAGCAACTAGAAAAAAGGAGTTGCCAATTGCTAGGATGAAGACTGTTGAAGAAACGGGTTGGTTGAATGTCAGAAGTTCCTTTGGGACATATGTTAGGTTCAAGATGTCCGTCACATACGCAAATGGCCCCAGAATGAGCAATTGGATATACAGGTCTGGAGTTTAATAATATTTGCATCCCAGGGTCGGACTACTAGAGTTATAGGTCAGGAGTCTTTAGCATATAAGATGGTATTTGAAGCTATCAGACTGAAGCAGCTCTACAGGGGAATGAgggcacagagaaaggaagagaggtcAGATAACCCAGCACTTGCCAGGCTgtcagagaaggaggaggagcttGTAAGAGAGGAGAACCGGGAGAGATCATTCTCAGAGAGAAACGAGGGGGCAGGCTGAAAGTCAGGAGACTGTGGTGCCGAAAAGACTCCTCCCAATCCTTGATCTTCCACTAAACACCCTGTGTGAACCTGAGTAAACTTCTCTAAGCCTTGGTGTCCTATCTGTGGAGTGTGATCATTCCCATCTTCCAGACACTTTTTGGTGATAATTGAGGTGTTAAGCTCGAAATGGAGTCATTtgcccctgcttccctcccctaAAGAAACCAAGACTTAGTTACAGTTTCAACTTATGCCAGGAATGTGGTCTTGTAACATCTGAAATTTTCTGATGATCATTAGTGAGGGCATCCATATGACAAAGACTCTGCCTTTCCATCCCTCTCCACCAAAATAtaacaatctttcttttttcctcttgctaATACTGtttcccaccctccttcctataaaaaaaaaaaaaaaaaaaaaaaaaaaaaaaactttccattttgtacaactccttgGAGCATCTCTCTACTTCCTGGATGCTGCCCATTCATAGTGGCTTAACAAAGCGGACTAAGATCTTAAAATTTACCTGAAACTAGTAGAACATTGTAAGTTAACTACAGTAGAAACTACAGcagaattaaagatttttaaatttttttttattcatgagaggcagagacacatgcataCTTCCTGCGGGGAGCCGTCTGGGGTATTCGATCCCATGACcgcgggatcacgacctgggccgaaggcagaagcttaaccgccGAGCCATGCAGGTGCACCTAcacctgaaatttaaaaaaaaaaaaaagttgacatttCCTTCGTtaagaaaacatctttaaaaaaccacAGGCGACTATAGCAGTAACAGTTGCAGCTCTCCCCAGAgtacctcttttttctctttttcattgtttttacaGGAGTTGGATTTGCCAACGTGCAgtcatgacacccagtgctcatcgcatccagcgtcctcctcagtgccctcaCCCCTCCCCGAGCTGGGAGCACCCCTTTGTAGCTAAGCGCTCGGCCCTTGGAGGGAGGACGAGGTCCcgcggccgggcgggcggccgCCGCCTTTCAAGGCCCCGACTGATGGGGCTGCAGTGAGCCCCGGGCGGGAGGCCAGTTCGCACCCACCAAGGGACGCGGCCATAGGTCTGGCGTCCCGCAGCCCCTGCGATGCCttcggggcggcgggcgggggaaCAAAGCGGGGAGGAACTCCGGGCGCCTTCTTTCCGGcgggccccgcgcccgcgcccgcgccgcgccAGCACCATAGAGGGCCGCCCCGCCACGTTCCTAGAGCGGCCGCCGGCGCCGACAGACGGCGCGGCCCGCACTTCCGGCGGCGCGAGGGGCGCCCAGCAGCGAGCGAgccagggcggcggcggcggcggcggcggcccgcggcGCGGTGAGTGGGCCGGGGGCGCGCGGCGCGGTGGTGGAGGCCGCTCGGGCGCCGCGGACCCGGGCCCCTCTCCGGGAGCCGCGGGGAAGGccgggcgccgggcgggggcgcggggcgggcgggccgggcctGCGGGGCGAGGCGGGcggaggccgggccggggcgggcggaggCCTGCGCGGGCCGCTCTCCTCTGCCGCCGCCCCTAGGCCGGCCGTCGCCCGGCGCTCCGCAGGACTGAATAGTTTGAACCAGCGCTGGGGTAGCGCGGGGCTGTGAGGGGAGCCCCGGACCCGGACTCGGCGCACCTCCGACTTCCCGAGGACGTAGCGGCGTTATTGTCCTCCCGGTGTCACGTAGCGGAAGGCGGGTCCAGCCCATTCCGGGGACGCGTGTTGGCGCGACGGCGGCCCCGTCACCCAGGGCTGCGGCGATACCGCACCTGCCGGGTACCGAGCCGGGCCGGGCCGAGCCGAGCCGGGCCGAGCCGGGCCGAGCCGGGCCGCAGCAGCGCCGCACCTGGCGCGGGAAGCCGTGGCCGCCCCTCGGTTCTGCCATCAAGAGGACGGGCTCTGGGATCAGGCTGGGGGCCCGGCACCTGGCCGGAGTAGGCCTGCCTGTCCTTAGCTGTAGAATGGACATCACCGCGTGAAGCTTCTCTGCGAGTCAAGTCtcctagaatagtgtctggcacacgTGATTGTCACGGGTAGCGGCCTCGGTGGGTTACGTGGTCTCAGAGCTTCCTACCACATCTGATTTCCATAGTATTAAAGATGATTTTTTCAATGTATGATTTCTATTATAGCTGTTTGTTTCACCATCAACACCAAGTGCCTAGCAAATGCCTCCTTGAAATAGGCGTTCTGTAAACAGCTATTCTGTAATAGATGCGCTGCAAATACTGACTAAAGTTAATGAGTAATGCTCCCTCGGTGATCGGTATTGTATGCACTTTGCTCCTTCTGATACTTAACCATAATTTTAACACAGAGAATTATTAAATATCCAGATAGAGTCCTCAGCATTACCAGGCCTGGAGTCTGAATTATACAAACAGATGAAGGAAAGGCAAGAACAATGATATAATTGGTATTTTCCATTATTTGCTTTATAAGCTTGATGCAGAGACCCAGggtaattattcccattttaaagtcTACTTCCTGACATAAGATGTGGAAAATAGTTCCAATAATCTTATTACTTTTGCAGCCTAGCTTATTCCACATTGTCACCTATTTGGAGTTTGTGGCTTGTAGGTTTGTTTATAGCCATTATTTTAAACGACCttctaagtgaataaatgaaattaatttgagTGTTTGCAGCATTTGggtattttaaaacttctatttttgCATGTAAACTACTTTTTTCCTCCTCCGTTTCTTGAGTTCTACTCACCACTCTTTGTTTCTACTCAGTTTCATTCCACTATCCAGTAAAAgttctgaatttcttttcttctccagaaaCAATTCCTTTGTTTCATTTGGGTCATTAGAATCTAGGGAAAACAAACCTCCTATAAAGCATCTCTTCGTTTACATTTTCTCATTCAGGATTACTGAATTGACTTCCAGAAACTATAGGGTAGTTCCTACTTTCAAAACAATTCATGCTGCAAAGTTAGAGCCAAGTTGTATCCATGCTGTGAAAGTAGAATGGCGAAACAagcataaacaaaaatatttaataaagtgcaatgatttgtcatttctttctaaTCTGGATGCCTAACATAGTCACCGGTAAGTAGAACTTTAACGTAggagtaaatattaaaatgtaataatagtCTATTACCTGAATTTAGGTTGTCTTTCGGAGTTATTCTGTTCCCATTAATATACTATGTTGTCTCCACCTGTTAATCCTTCAGAGTTATATAGTCACTTGATAATGCCTAATAAAAACTTACTTGATAATGCCTTAATAAAAACTTACTTCATTTcacattatcatttttattttgtcctaTCCCAACAGACAAAAACTCCATAGGTAAATTTGGTCAAAATTTGGGGATATTTATTAAGTTGAAAACCTGGgaattattagaattattttccaagtgtttttccccccaaattgtctttgttttcttatgtattgaatacattttttatttaaacatggATGCAATTTCAGTGGGttgaagattaaataatatgGGTTCAATTTGAATAATAACAACGATCTACCttggctcttatttttttttcttctacacaGAAAATTCTGAGCTGTGTAGCACTAGGAAGTGAAACTTCAGAAGAGAGCAGACTCTTAAGAATACATTTGGCTCATCACCATGCGGTTAGGAAAACCAAAGGGAAGTATTTCTCGGAGCTCGAGCCAAGGAAAAGCCTGTGAAAACCCACGCAAAACAGGCAGGCAG
Proteins encoded in this window:
- the LOC144301464 gene encoding uncharacterized protein LOC144301464 translates to MSILQLRTGRPTPARCRAPSLIPEPVLLMAEPRGGHGFPRQVRRCCGPARPGSARLGSARPGSVPGRCGIAAALGDGAAVAPTRVPGMGWTRLPLRDTGRTITPLRPREVGGVGAPAWLGG